A genome region from Eurosta solidaginis isolate ZX-2024a chromosome 2, ASM4086904v1, whole genome shotgun sequence includes the following:
- the Cpr30F gene encoding cuticle protein 8, producing MFSLFGLFIIGLGAVTAIELGHSPLLLKPLVKTVEVEAPANYEFSYSVHDEHTGDIKSQTESRKGDLVHGQYSLIDADGFLRTVDYTSDEHNGFNAVVHREPLGHKVVKAIAPVAKVLAPIPVAPKLSLLSHYGK from the exons ATGTTTAGC TTATTCGGACTATTCATCATTGGCTTGGGTGCTGTCACCGCCATCGAATTGGGTCACTCGCCACTGCTGCTTAAACCTTTAGTTAAAACTGTTGAAGTGGAAGCTCCTGCTAATTATGAATTCTCTTATTCCGTGCACGATGAACACACTGGCGATATTAAAAGTCAAACAGAATCGCGTAAAGGCGATCTGGTACATGGACAGTATTCGTTGATCGATGCTGATGGTTTCCTGCGTACTGTGGATTATACATCAGACGAGCACAATGGTTTCAATGCGGTAGTACATCGTGAGCCGCTCGGCCATAAAGTTGTTAAAGCTATTGCGCCTGTTGCCAAAGTTCTAGCACCCATACCAGTAGCACCAAAATTGTCATTGCTCTCTCATTATGGTAAATAA